In Alteromonas mediterranea DE, a single genomic region encodes these proteins:
- a CDS encoding helix-turn-helix domain-containing protein: protein MSYVTEQILESLREARVRKGFSQRELSARSGVPQSHISKIESGGVDLRISSLIALARVLDLELLVAPKKSVPAIKSIIRSSQGINGISDEAEPIPPAYQLEEDIDD, encoded by the coding sequence ATGAGCTATGTAACAGAGCAGATACTAGAAAGTCTTCGAGAAGCTCGGGTACGCAAGGGGTTTAGCCAAAGAGAGTTAAGCGCGCGTTCGGGGGTGCCGCAAAGTCATATTTCGAAAATCGAGTCTGGCGGCGTTGATTTAAGAATATCCAGTTTGATTGCACTTGCCCGTGTACTCGACCTAGAGTTATTGGTTGCGCCTAAAAAGTCCGTTCCTGCCATCAAGTCAATCATTCGAAGCAGCCAAGGTATTAACGGTATCAGCGATGAAGCTGAGCCAATACCGCCCGCATATCAGCTAGAGGAAGACATTGATGACTAA
- a CDS encoding DEAD/DEAH box helicase gives MTLSQEHLLQVDQHWAVQSISAELRDTAMEMAERRLVDVALGNLLEYAETEFDSDLLEQVATAYELAAIEGIGALLHPVANQDNKNIRELAQAGAFRAFGLYRVLPVPSDNEARLFHVLHVSGLAYCADRWTDLRRWFEEQNSTVAVPSVADVTWDKRLLYRIFDCWLRLLRKNRWDDLDQISEIVLGLRNDQANYEKALLEQTQGAEAQSVAMRLVALYHWAKATERLAVYMLQGEPVAIDAQLDQHFEAAQKAAQASKDPQLEMILRWLHVASRKMVAGSLWWVAHTVNSRVTRFVSHVTKHKSLFELLPPQRAALQEQGLLDQASRAVIVDLPTSGGKTALAQFRMLQALNQFDQDDGWVAYVAPTRALVSQITRRLREDFGPLGIQVEPLTGAIEVDAFEEALLGEARAFQVLVATPEKLQLVMRNKKVARPLALVVMDEAHNIEDESRGLRIELLLATIKQESPRANFLLLMPFVPNANDLAQWLAADRGRSISLGTSAWQPNERIVGLFDIHKGEKRGDWNLSFETLTTTQRTIHLKGIHNVDGNRPLQKLTYSSAKGLATQAVAMAKVFSKRGTSIAVAQTIPDAWSIARKVAAELEPFEQAHEDIKLVQRFLAAEISEDFELIDMLSKGVVVHHAGLPAEALSLIEWLTEAGRIRVMCATTTIAQGLNFPVSSVFLATRKLPSSKPPYDNEMSHRAFWNLAGRAGRIGHDSVGVIGIAAGKEPNEVRKYVSDATASLVSRLEGMLDDLQTAGKLADLSWVMQQEQWADFRSYIAHLWNEKRNLDAVIGEAEQLLRNTYGFGSLRAKADKASQEKADALLEATKGYVRKLAEHPENASLADVTGFSPEGVRSTLLDLNNLENKLTLADWEPSSLFGDKSKSVLPSLMGIMLRVPQLQESLREISKGQGNSHRKLADITQAWVTGSSIESIAKTYFEGDSLTDQISKACRAVYRDLANNGAWGLSALSKMPTSGLDFEAMTDEEKRRLNNLPAMLYHGVKTEEGVLMRMNNVPRSIAERAGEDFKARTEAGAENTLSPRKASEYLKSLKPDDWARLKPDNSSLSGEDYLKVWKRLSGEA, from the coding sequence ATGACGCTTTCACAAGAGCACTTACTACAGGTAGATCAGCATTGGGCTGTTCAGTCCATTAGCGCTGAATTGCGTGATACGGCTATGGAAATGGCGGAACGACGCTTGGTTGATGTGGCGCTGGGTAATCTACTTGAATATGCGGAAACTGAGTTTGACAGTGACTTGTTAGAGCAAGTAGCAACGGCGTATGAGTTAGCCGCGATCGAAGGCATTGGCGCTTTGTTGCACCCTGTTGCCAATCAGGACAATAAAAATATTCGAGAGCTTGCACAAGCTGGCGCGTTTCGAGCGTTCGGGCTTTATCGTGTATTACCCGTACCGAGTGACAATGAGGCGCGCTTGTTTCATGTTTTGCATGTGTCGGGTTTGGCCTACTGCGCCGATCGCTGGACCGATTTACGTCGATGGTTTGAAGAGCAGAACAGTACAGTAGCAGTACCCAGTGTGGCTGATGTTACTTGGGATAAGCGTCTGCTATACCGAATTTTTGATTGTTGGTTGCGACTGCTTCGCAAAAACCGCTGGGATGACTTAGATCAGATTTCAGAGATTGTGCTTGGCTTACGAAACGATCAAGCAAACTACGAAAAAGCGTTACTAGAACAAACCCAAGGTGCAGAGGCGCAAAGCGTCGCCATGCGTTTAGTGGCGCTTTATCATTGGGCCAAAGCAACAGAGCGTTTAGCTGTGTACATGCTGCAAGGCGAACCGGTAGCGATAGATGCGCAATTAGATCAGCATTTTGAAGCGGCGCAAAAAGCGGCACAAGCCTCTAAAGACCCGCAGCTCGAAATGATTTTACGCTGGTTACATGTCGCAAGCCGAAAAATGGTTGCTGGGTCTTTATGGTGGGTGGCGCATACGGTTAACTCCCGTGTGACACGCTTTGTTTCCCATGTGACTAAACACAAGAGCTTATTTGAACTGTTACCGCCGCAACGAGCGGCACTGCAAGAGCAAGGTTTACTCGACCAAGCTAGCAGAGCGGTAATTGTTGATTTGCCTACATCCGGTGGTAAAACAGCGCTGGCACAGTTCCGCATGTTGCAAGCGCTGAATCAGTTTGATCAGGATGATGGTTGGGTGGCCTATGTTGCGCCAACTCGCGCTTTGGTTTCGCAAATTACCCGACGATTACGTGAAGATTTTGGCCCATTAGGTATTCAAGTTGAGCCGTTAACTGGCGCGATTGAAGTCGATGCTTTTGAAGAAGCGCTTTTGGGTGAAGCACGTGCTTTTCAGGTTTTGGTTGCAACACCTGAGAAACTTCAATTGGTGATGAGAAACAAAAAAGTTGCTCGCCCATTGGCTCTGGTTGTGATGGATGAAGCTCACAATATTGAAGATGAGTCTCGTGGCTTACGCATTGAACTTCTGCTTGCAACGATTAAGCAAGAATCACCTCGGGCAAACTTCTTACTATTGATGCCATTTGTTCCGAATGCTAACGATTTAGCTCAATGGCTCGCTGCTGATCGTGGCCGAAGCATCAGCTTGGGCACCTCTGCTTGGCAACCGAATGAGAGAATTGTTGGTCTATTTGATATTCATAAAGGTGAAAAACGTGGTGATTGGAATTTAAGTTTTGAAACGTTGACGACCACTCAACGTACGATTCACCTTAAAGGAATCCACAATGTAGATGGTAACCGCCCTCTGCAAAAACTGACGTACTCTAGCGCTAAAGGGCTCGCAACACAGGCTGTTGCTATGGCTAAAGTGTTTTCTAAGCGCGGTACCAGTATTGCTGTAGCGCAGACGATTCCAGATGCTTGGAGTATTGCTCGTAAAGTTGCCGCAGAGCTTGAACCTTTTGAGCAGGCGCACGAAGACATTAAACTGGTTCAACGTTTTCTTGCGGCTGAGATTAGTGAGGACTTTGAGCTAATTGATATGCTGTCAAAAGGTGTTGTTGTGCATCATGCAGGCTTACCCGCTGAGGCGCTTTCATTAATCGAGTGGCTGACAGAAGCTGGCCGTATTCGAGTGATGTGTGCAACGACAACCATTGCACAAGGGCTTAACTTCCCTGTTTCATCTGTTTTTCTTGCGACGAGAAAATTGCCGTCTAGCAAACCACCTTATGATAATGAAATGTCACATCGGGCATTTTGGAACCTCGCGGGGCGAGCTGGGCGTATCGGCCATGATAGCGTAGGCGTAATCGGTATTGCTGCGGGCAAAGAGCCGAATGAGGTAAGAAAGTATGTTAGTGATGCAACCGCATCGTTAGTTTCCCGTTTGGAAGGGATGCTGGATGATCTTCAAACTGCGGGGAAATTAGCAGACTTATCTTGGGTTATGCAGCAAGAACAATGGGCAGACTTCAGAAGCTATATCGCTCATTTATGGAATGAAAAACGTAACTTGGACGCTGTAATTGGTGAAGCAGAACAATTACTGCGAAATACCTACGGGTTTGGTTCTCTTCGCGCTAAAGCTGATAAAGCCTCGCAAGAGAAAGCTGATGCGCTTCTTGAGGCTACCAAAGGATATGTTAGAAAGTTAGCTGAGCATCCAGAAAATGCTTCTCTTGCTGATGTTACAGGCTTCTCTCCTGAGGGTGTTCGTTCAACTTTATTGGATTTGAATAACCTTGAAAACAAGTTAACGCTTGCAGATTGGGAGCCTTCGAGTCTATTTGGCGATAAATCGAAGTCTGTGCTGCCAAGCTTGATGGGGATTATGCTGCGGGTTCCGCAGTTACAAGAAAGTTTACGAGAGATCAGTAAAGGACAAGGGAATAGTCATCGTAAACTTGCTGATATTACCCAGGCTTGGGTAACAGGTAGCTCCATTGAATCTATAGCGAAGACTTACTTTGAAGGTGATAGCCTTACGGATCAAATATCTAAAGCTTGCAGAGCTGTTTATAGAGATTTGGCCAATAATGGCGCTTGGGGGTTGTCGGCATTAAGCAAAATGCCAACTTCAGGGCTTGATTTTGAAGCCATGACAGACGAAGAAAAGCGCAGATTAAATAACCTCCCAGCGATGCTTTACCATGGCGTGAAAACCGAAGAAGGCGTGTTGATGCGCATGAACAACGTTCCACGAAGCATTGCTGAACGTGCCGGTGAAGACTTTAAGGCTCGAACTGAAGCCGGTGCAGAAAATACTCTGTCACCTCGAAAAGCCAGCGAATATCTGAAGTCTTTGAAACCGGATGATTGGGCGCGTTTGAAACCTGATAATTCCTCGCTGTCCGGCGAAGACTATTTGAAAGTATGGAAGCGGCTTTCAGGTGAAGCTTAA
- a CDS encoding helix-turn-helix domain-containing protein, translating to MDIRPIKTDADYRAALDDIENLMMAEPDTVEGEKLDILVTLVEAYEAKHFPMDLPDPVEAIKFEMERKGLTVKDLEPMIGKSNRVYEILNHKRSLTLKMIWKLHEGLGIPAESLIKPPQVRAS from the coding sequence ATGGACATCAGACCTATTAAAACAGATGCCGACTACCGCGCGGCATTAGACGATATCGAAAACCTAATGATGGCGGAGCCTGATACCGTCGAAGGCGAAAAGCTGGACATTTTGGTTACGTTAGTTGAAGCCTACGAAGCAAAGCATTTCCCAATGGATTTGCCAGACCCTGTTGAGGCAATAAAGTTTGAGATGGAGCGCAAAGGCTTAACGGTTAAAGATCTTGAACCCATGATAGGTAAAAGCAATCGTGTTTATGAAATCCTAAACCATAAGCGGTCACTCACGCTAAAAATGATTTGGAAACTTCATGAAGGGCTAGGTATTCCAGCAGAGTCGCTCATCAAACCGCCGCAAGTTCGCGCGTCATAG
- a CDS encoding type II toxin-antitoxin system HipA family toxin, with translation MTNHVSTLNVLLYGEPIATITNVGNDRTLFAFMDSYIHDESRPVLGLGFKDALGGLLTNFKPTQTKLTPFFSNLLPEETMRHYLAERAGVNPAREFFLLWVLGQDLAGAITVEPADGEALPPNVHQDIDEETKIDVPMRFSLAGVQLKFSAVQQANGGLTIPATGQGGSWIVKLPSSRFDAVPENEYSMMELARMLGMDVPETQLLPINQIANIPDGIGKYGDSFKNAQAFVIKRFDRADDQAVHIEDFAQVFGVYPQDKYKKASMRNIAQVIGIEGQDEDIAEFTRRLVFNTLIGNADMHLKNWSVIYKDKRTASIAPAYDFVSTIPYIPDDSASLKVSRSKKFSDFTLDELSHLAAKAMLPEKLVLDTAKQTVAGFHEIWAKEKAHLPLTKSMIEAIETHLRSIPLR, from the coding sequence ATGACTAATCATGTTTCTACGCTCAACGTGTTGCTCTATGGCGAACCCATAGCAACGATCACCAACGTGGGCAATGACAGAACGCTTTTTGCCTTTATGGATTCGTACATTCATGATGAATCACGGCCCGTGTTAGGGCTGGGTTTTAAAGATGCACTGGGTGGCTTACTGACTAATTTTAAACCGACCCAAACCAAATTAACTCCGTTTTTCTCTAACCTTTTGCCAGAAGAAACCATGCGTCATTACCTGGCAGAGCGTGCCGGAGTGAATCCAGCGCGGGAGTTTTTTCTATTGTGGGTGTTAGGACAAGATTTAGCAGGTGCGATCACGGTTGAACCTGCTGATGGTGAAGCGCTGCCGCCTAATGTGCATCAAGACATTGACGAAGAAACGAAAATAGATGTTCCAATGCGTTTTTCATTGGCGGGTGTGCAGTTGAAGTTTTCGGCCGTACAACAGGCAAACGGTGGGTTGACTATTCCAGCAACCGGTCAAGGTGGTTCTTGGATTGTGAAATTGCCATCGTCTCGTTTTGACGCTGTGCCAGAAAATGAATATTCGATGATGGAACTGGCTCGCATGTTGGGGATGGATGTGCCAGAAACGCAGCTACTCCCGATTAACCAGATTGCTAATATCCCAGATGGCATTGGCAAATATGGTGACTCTTTTAAAAATGCTCAGGCGTTTGTGATCAAGCGCTTTGATCGTGCAGATGATCAAGCCGTGCATATTGAAGATTTTGCGCAAGTGTTTGGCGTCTATCCTCAAGATAAATACAAAAAAGCCAGTATGCGCAATATTGCTCAGGTTATCGGCATCGAAGGTCAAGACGAAGACATTGCAGAATTTACGCGTCGATTGGTGTTCAATACCCTAATTGGCAATGCGGATATGCATCTGAAGAATTGGTCTGTGATTTACAAAGACAAGCGCACCGCATCGATCGCGCCTGCCTATGACTTTGTCTCGACTATTCCTTATATCCCCGATGATAGTGCGTCGCTGAAGGTGAGCCGTAGCAAGAAATTCAGTGATTTCACGCTGGATGAGCTGTCACACTTAGCGGCTAAAGCCATGCTGCCAGAAAAATTGGTATTAGATACTGCCAAGCAAACCGTGGCAGGCTTTCATGAAATCTGGGCGAAAGAAAAAGCGCATTTACCACTTACCAAGTCGATGATTGAAGCAATCGAAACACATTTGCGAAGCATACCGCTACGCTAA
- a CDS encoding TOTE conflict system archaeo-eukaryotic primase domain-containing protein has protein sequence MNDARYPNISAIDNRLAELENEKQQLLALREALRSAQNECSVQTFTPEQKVALFRQRFRGREDIFANRWQNQQGRSGYSVACDNEWVSGLCNKPRIKCQDCSHRKFSELNEHIIYRHLAGQQVVGLYPLLRDNSCYLLAADFDKGCWQEEVKAMSKACQAFDIPHAIEISRSGNGAHLWIFFETNIPANQARALGFALLDKAMEIFPNLSFDSYDRLFPNQDVLPEGGFGNLIALPLQKEARLSGRSCFVDSDLNAIDDQWRHLADLKTLTQSSIDQLITTISPNTLLLSEQGLTDNRPPWEITAKAAPIKLESLPKNVTITLANHIYFLMSELPGPLLAGLKRLASFSNPVFFKTQALRFSTHGIPRFISCARIENGYLALPRGCLDDAIALLQERNISPLFDDKRETGKPLLKLTPEFTLRKNQRDAVAAISKHDFGILHAPTAFGKTVTAIGMIVKRKVNTLILVHSRQLLEQWQERLRTFLPEVNIGSIGGGKRKPNGIIDIATYQSLVNKKDNSIAPLIQDYGHIIVDECHHLSAPRFEMVLNEVRAKYVLGLTATPERQDGHQKIIFMAAGPIRYKVKQSPDEQFTQTVMIHQLYDVPAAELITTDERPKISDAYRWLVENEQRTSKIVSDASQCVQNGGHPLVLTERREHAEYIHSRLTEIGISTVALKGAMKAAERKNADNHLQSAQVVVATGKYVGEGFDLPRLDTLFLAMPIAWKGTLAQYAGRIHRESEGKTQVTIHDYVDCALPMLQRMFKKREKSYKAMGYALEYIDGNSDNQPSLKLEKASS, from the coding sequence ATGAATGACGCTCGCTACCCAAACATTTCGGCTATTGATAACAGGCTAGCTGAGCTTGAAAACGAAAAGCAGCAGCTTCTCGCATTAAGAGAGGCTTTGCGTAGCGCTCAAAACGAGTGTTCAGTACAGACATTCACGCCAGAACAAAAAGTCGCCCTATTCAGACAACGATTTCGTGGGCGAGAGGATATCTTCGCCAATCGTTGGCAAAACCAACAGGGCCGCAGTGGCTATTCCGTAGCCTGTGATAATGAGTGGGTAAGCGGGCTATGCAACAAGCCCCGCATTAAATGCCAAGACTGTTCACACCGAAAGTTTAGCGAATTAAACGAGCACATTATTTACAGGCACCTTGCCGGTCAACAAGTGGTGGGGCTGTATCCCTTACTGAGAGATAATTCGTGCTATTTGTTAGCCGCCGATTTTGACAAAGGCTGTTGGCAAGAAGAAGTCAAAGCAATGTCTAAAGCGTGCCAAGCGTTTGATATTCCCCACGCGATAGAAATCTCGCGTTCTGGCAACGGGGCGCACTTATGGATCTTTTTTGAAACCAATATCCCAGCGAACCAAGCTCGGGCACTGGGTTTCGCTTTGCTTGATAAAGCCATGGAAATATTTCCAAATCTATCGTTTGACTCCTATGACAGGCTATTTCCTAACCAAGATGTCCTTCCTGAAGGCGGGTTTGGCAATCTCATTGCGCTACCACTTCAAAAGGAGGCTCGCCTTTCAGGCCGTAGTTGCTTTGTTGACAGTGACCTGAATGCGATTGACGATCAATGGCGGCACCTTGCAGATCTTAAAACGCTCACGCAATCGAGTATTGATCAACTCATAACAACTATTTCACCCAACACCCTATTACTGTCCGAACAAGGGCTAACAGATAACCGCCCACCTTGGGAAATCACAGCCAAAGCCGCACCAATAAAATTAGAGTCTTTGCCGAAAAACGTGACCATTACCTTGGCCAACCATATCTACTTTTTGATGAGCGAGTTACCTGGACCACTACTAGCAGGACTAAAGCGATTAGCGAGTTTTTCTAATCCTGTGTTTTTTAAAACACAAGCGTTGCGCTTTTCAACCCATGGCATTCCGAGGTTTATTTCCTGTGCTCGTATTGAAAACGGTTATCTAGCACTACCGCGAGGCTGTCTCGATGACGCGATTGCTTTGCTACAAGAGCGAAATATTTCGCCACTATTTGACGATAAGCGCGAAACCGGCAAACCATTATTAAAACTTACCCCCGAGTTCACTTTGCGAAAGAACCAGCGTGACGCAGTGGCCGCAATATCTAAACACGACTTCGGTATTTTGCATGCGCCCACCGCATTTGGAAAAACGGTTACAGCCATTGGTATGATCGTAAAACGCAAAGTAAATACCCTAATACTGGTTCATAGCCGACAACTGCTTGAGCAGTGGCAAGAGCGCTTACGCACGTTCCTACCCGAAGTAAACATTGGCAGTATAGGAGGAGGTAAAAGAAAGCCGAATGGCATTATAGATATTGCTACCTACCAAAGTTTGGTCAATAAAAAAGACAATTCCATCGCTCCTCTCATCCAAGACTACGGCCACATTATTGTTGATGAATGCCATCACTTATCCGCACCAAGGTTTGAAATGGTACTCAACGAGGTAAGAGCAAAATATGTATTGGGCCTAACAGCAACACCTGAGCGACAAGATGGTCATCAAAAGATCATTTTCATGGCGGCAGGGCCCATTCGCTACAAAGTGAAACAAAGCCCTGATGAGCAATTTACTCAAACCGTGATGATTCATCAGCTCTACGATGTACCAGCAGCAGAGCTAATAACAACAGATGAGCGCCCCAAAATAAGCGATGCCTACCGCTGGCTCGTCGAAAACGAACAGCGCACGTCAAAAATCGTCTCAGACGCCTCTCAGTGTGTTCAAAATGGCGGACACCCGTTAGTCCTTACAGAGCGTAGAGAGCACGCAGAATACATACACTCACGACTTACCGAGATTGGTATTAGCACTGTCGCACTCAAAGGCGCTATGAAAGCTGCGGAACGCAAGAACGCTGACAATCATCTGCAATCGGCTCAAGTTGTCGTCGCAACAGGAAAATATGTGGGCGAAGGATTTGACCTGCCAAGACTGGATACGTTGTTTTTGGCCATGCCAATCGCATGGAAAGGTACATTGGCCCAATATGCTGGTCGTATTCATCGTGAATCGGAAGGAAAAACACAAGTCACCATTCACGACTATGTGGACTGCGCCCTCCCTATGCTGCAACGCATGTTTAAAAAACGTGAGAAAAGCTACAAGGCCATGGGGTACGCCCTTGAGTACATTGATGGTAACAGTGACAATCAGCCTTCACTAAAGCTGGAAAAGGCCTCTTCATAA
- a CDS encoding type II toxin-antitoxin system HigB family toxin — translation MRIIALSTLKTFWEDSPEYIDTKEPTLAWYRHALNADWGAPADVKQDFRNASILKDGRVVFNIAGNKYRLVVWINYAYKVVYIRFIGSHAQYDKIDVQTI, via the coding sequence ATGAGAATTATCGCACTATCAACCTTAAAAACATTTTGGGAAGACAGCCCAGAATACATTGACACGAAAGAGCCAACGTTAGCGTGGTATAGGCATGCATTAAACGCTGATTGGGGAGCACCGGCGGATGTGAAACAGGACTTTAGAAATGCCAGCATCCTCAAAGATGGGCGTGTCGTGTTTAACATTGCCGGTAATAAATACCGGTTAGTTGTTTGGATCAATTATGCCTACAAGGTGGTTTACATACGGTTTATCGGCAGCCATGCGCAATACGATAAAATTGATGTGCAAACGATTTGA